Genomic window (Streptomyces cadmiisoli):
GGTTGAAGGCGAACTCCGATGTGTAGCCGACGCGCTGGGCGATGGTGCGCAGGGCGGTGTCGGTGCCCTGGAGCTGCCGTCCCGCGATGGTCATGCGCCACCAGGTGAGGTACGCCAGCGGTGACTGGCCGACCAGCGATGAAAAACGCCGGGAGAAGGCCGCCCGTGACAAGCCGGCCCGAGTGCCCAGCTCGGCCACGGTCCAGGCGCGGCCCGGCTCCCGGTGGATGTGGTGCAGCGCGGCGCTGACAGCCGGGTCGTGCAGGGCGCGGGCCCAGCCGCCGGTGCTCTGGGCGGCCTCGTCCTCGTACCACGCCCGCAGGATGTACAGCAGCATCGTGTCGAGCAGCGCCGGGACGATCGCGTCGGTTCCGGGGCGGCGGGCGTCCAGCTCGCTGCCGAGAAGGTCGATGACGGAACTCAGCGAACCGTGGTGCCCCACCCTTTTGGGGATGTGGATGTACGCGGGCAACTGCTGGAGAACGGGGTGCTGGCGCACCTGGTCCAGCTGGTAGGAACCGCAGATCAGCACGGTCGTCGGCCCGGAACGGGCCGGGCGGGCCGGCCGCCATGCGTCGTCCATCTCCTGAGTCACCGGGACGAGCCGGCGCTCCGGGTGATCAGCGAGCGCGATCCGCTGCCCCTGCGCCACGAACACGACGTCCCCGCTGCTCAGCGCCACGGGTTCGCCCGGTCCCGGGGGCAGCAGCCAGCAACTTCCCTGGAGGACCACATGAAACCCGGCACCCTGCGCCGCGGGGAACTCCAGACCCCAGGGCGCGGCGAGGTGCGTCCGGGCGGACATGGGGCGCCCGCTGCGGATGGCACTGACGGCATCGCTGACAACATCCATGACCGGCAGGGTATGTCAGCCGCCGGGAGGAGGACGATCAGACAATGATCGGAGACAGACAGGCATTGAACGGCTCATTCCGGAGTCCTTAGGTTCATGGAGTGCCCTGTTCCGGGGCCATGAACCACCACAGCCGAAAGAGCCGAGAAGTGACATCCCCAGCGCACCACAGCAACCCGGTCAGCGATGAACTCGAATTCTCCGGAAAACGCGCCTTCGTCACGGGCGGCACCCGCGGAATCGGGGCAGCCGTCGTCGAGCGGCTGAGCCGCGCGGGCGCCCAGGTCGCCTTCGGCGCCCGGTCGGCACCCGGCGACCGGCCTTCGGAGCTGTTCGTCCAGGCGGACATCGGCACACGGGCCGGCGTGGAGGCCATCTCCCGCCATGTCGCCCGGCACATGGGCGGGGTGGACATCCTCGTGCACAACGTCGGTGCGGACGGGGGCGAACACGTCCCGCTGCTGGGCCAGGCCGACGCCGTCTGGCAGTTGGTCATGGACATCAACGTGCTGGGACCGGCGCGCCTGGATCGTGCCCTCGTTCCCGGGATGGTCGAGCGCGGGTCCGGCGCGGTGGTGCACGTGTCGTCACTGTCACGGTCGGCACCGAACCCCAACCGGGTTCCGTACGGCTCGGCCAAGGCGGCGCTGACCCACTACAGCAAGGGCCTGGCCAACGAGGTCGCTCCGCACGGCGTCCGGGTCAACAGCGTCACGCCCGGATTCACCGAGAGCGACTGGGGGCGCTCGTTCGTCGCGGCCGTCGCGGACAGCAGCGGCAGCACCTACGAGGAGGCGCGGCAGAGCGTCATGGCCCGGATCGGCATCCCTCTGGGCCGGCCGTCGCGGCCCGACGAGGTCGCCGAACTCGTCGCGTTCCTGGTCTCGGACCGCGCTTCGGCCATCGTCGGCGCGGAGCACGTCATCGACGGCGGCAGCAAGCCCACGGTGTGAACGCGCCGGACCGAACCGACACATCGCCGTACAGGCACATCGCTGTAGCGGCACATCCCCGTACAGACACATCGACTCACCGAGAAATCGACGTACCGAGTAGGAGACAACGATGACCGTCACTGCCGCTGGACTTCCCGAGTGCGTGGCCACCTATCTGACCACCCCCGTCGCCGAGTTGGCGGAGCTCTCAGATTCGGTCTTCACGCCGGACGCCGTCGTCCGCGACGAAGGCAGGAGCCACCAGGGCGCGGCCGGTGTTCACGACTGGCTGGCCGATCTCGCAGCGAACTTCACCCTCGACTGCACGATCCGACGTACCGTCCCCGGACCCGGCTTCGTGGTCGCCGAGACCACCTACGACGGCGACTTCCCCGGTAGCCCCGTCGACCGCTACCTGCACTTCAGCATCGCGGACGGACGGATCTCGGCGCTGACCATCTCCGACTGAGCAGCGGGTCGGGCGCCCGGCCGCCCCGGAGTCCGCCGTCGCCGGCCCCGTGCGTGTGCACGGGGCCGGCTCACGGCATCAGCGGGGTGTCGCCGCGTCCGAGGCCGGATCACTTGGCCTCGGCGAGCCGGACGGCGTCGGCGCCCGCCGGGAAGCGCAGCCGGCCGGTCGTGTCGTGCGCGGCGCGCCACACCGTCTCGGCCACGTCGCTCTCCCGGGTGTACACGTCCTGGCCCATGAAGTCGGCCATGACCTTCTCCGCCCAGGAAAGGTAGGGCTCCGGCACCATCTCCTCCAGCCGCCTGCCGTTCAGAGCCCTGGCACCGAAGTTCGTGGTCAGACAGGCGCCCGGCTCGACCGTCTTCGCCTGCACTCCGAAGGGCGCGAGTTCGAGAGCGAGGGACGCGGTGAACCCCTCGACGGCCAT
Coding sequences:
- a CDS encoding AraC family transcriptional regulator — its product is MDVVSDAVSAIRSGRPMSARTHLAAPWGLEFPAAQGAGFHVVLQGSCWLLPPGPGEPVALSSGDVVFVAQGQRIALADHPERRLVPVTQEMDDAWRPARPARSGPTTVLICGSYQLDQVRQHPVLQQLPAYIHIPKRVGHHGSLSSVIDLLGSELDARRPGTDAIVPALLDTMLLYILRAWYEDEAAQSTGGWARALHDPAVSAALHHIHREPGRAWTVAELGTRAGLSRAAFSRRFSSLVGQSPLAYLTWWRMTIAGRQLQGTDTALRTIAQRVGYTSEFAFNRAFKREYGTTPGTYRRQHAGAYGAGPGDLGPDAI
- a CDS encoding SDR family oxidoreductase → MTSPAHHSNPVSDELEFSGKRAFVTGGTRGIGAAVVERLSRAGAQVAFGARSAPGDRPSELFVQADIGTRAGVEAISRHVARHMGGVDILVHNVGADGGEHVPLLGQADAVWQLVMDINVLGPARLDRALVPGMVERGSGAVVHVSSLSRSAPNPNRVPYGSAKAALTHYSKGLANEVAPHGVRVNSVTPGFTESDWGRSFVAAVADSSGSTYEEARQSVMARIGIPLGRPSRPDEVAELVAFLVSDRASAIVGAEHVIDGGSKPTV
- a CDS encoding nuclear transport factor 2 family protein, with the protein product MTVTAAGLPECVATYLTTPVAELAELSDSVFTPDAVVRDEGRSHQGAAGVHDWLADLAANFTLDCTIRRTVPGPGFVVAETTYDGDFPGSPVDRYLHFSIADGRISALTISD